One segment of Ancylothrix sp. D3o DNA contains the following:
- a CDS encoding HAD family phosphatase, translated as MSIKAVLFDFNGVIINDEKIHEQLIEELLISENLRPRRDEFRYVCLGRSDRVCIAELLNSRYRVVTEAYLDQLIARKNAAYLEKLGSLEVLPIYPGLQDFILRLQEAGLKLAVVTGALRVEVENVLSRAGLAQYFSVVVAAEDVTKSKPAPDGYLMAVKRLNECYPELNLSPKNCLVFEDTPAGIQAGQQAGMPVVGVANSYPFHMIHRQATWVIDRFADLELERVLQFYGEGTEPLKAQI; from the coding sequence ATGAGTATTAAGGCAGTTTTGTTTGATTTTAATGGTGTGATTATCAATGACGAGAAAATTCACGAGCAGCTTATTGAAGAATTGCTGATTTCGGAAAATTTGCGTCCCAGGCGTGATGAGTTTCGCTACGTTTGTTTGGGGAGGAGTGATCGGGTTTGTATTGCCGAGTTGCTAAATAGCCGGTATCGGGTGGTGACTGAGGCGTATTTGGATCAGCTTATTGCTCGCAAAAATGCGGCGTATTTGGAGAAGCTGGGAAGTTTGGAAGTGCTGCCAATTTATCCGGGGTTGCAAGATTTTATTTTAAGGTTGCAAGAAGCCGGTTTGAAGTTGGCTGTGGTGACGGGGGCGCTGCGTGTGGAGGTGGAAAATGTGTTAAGTCGTGCCGGTTTGGCGCAATATTTTTCGGTGGTTGTGGCGGCGGAGGATGTTACAAAAAGTAAGCCGGCACCGGATGGCTATTTGATGGCTGTTAAGCGTTTAAATGAGTGTTACCCTGAGTTGAATTTGTCGCCAAAGAATTGTTTGGTGTTTGAGGATACGCCGGCAGGAATTCAGGCGGGGCAGCAGGCGGGGATGCCGGTGGTGGGGGTGGCGAATAGTTATCCGTTTCACATGATCCACCGACAGGCGACTTGGGTGATAGATCGTTTTGCGGATCTGGAGTTAGAGAGGGTTTTGCAGTTTTATGGGGAGGGGACTGAGCCTTTAAAAGCTCAAATCTGA
- a CDS encoding caspase family protein, with translation MTNTTRRHFLQGAGSALAAVGINQLVFQKQVKSYSQVLAQNTPRKLALLVGINQYTSQPLEGCLNDIELQRNLLIHRFGFNPKDIYVVADKEATRAGILTAFEEVLIKQAKPGDVVVYHYSGHGSQIFDPNPIVVEPGKEGLNGTFVPVDGSLPAGYPEVGGAVPDIMGHTLFLLMSALKTENVTVVLDSCFAGGATRDARVRSREGGKKILVSNQEKAYQKEWLSRLNMSPEDFVKGYRQGVAKGKVLAATSPTQLAREMNVNGFKCGLFTYLLTHFLWQEDSNIERIFPKVLSEIPERFKQVPRYEVKVGRDYQVQPPYFINSPKSPAQAIVTKVSGDNAVLWLGGVDLRKVTTGTIFTASNGTGQVKVLARDGLVAQAKIEKPVAEGTPLRLMA, from the coding sequence ATGACTAATACAACTCGTCGTCATTTCTTACAAGGTGCCGGATCTGCACTGGCTGCGGTTGGAATCAATCAGCTTGTTTTTCAAAAGCAAGTTAAAAGCTACAGTCAAGTTTTAGCCCAAAATACGCCGCGCAAACTTGCTTTACTCGTTGGCATCAATCAATATACTTCGCAACCCCTAGAGGGATGCCTCAATGATATTGAATTGCAAAGAAATTTACTAATTCATCGCTTTGGTTTTAATCCAAAAGATATTTATGTTGTGGCTGATAAAGAAGCGACAAGGGCAGGAATTTTAACGGCGTTTGAAGAAGTTTTAATTAAACAAGCTAAACCGGGTGATGTGGTAGTTTATCATTATTCTGGACATGGTTCGCAAATTTTTGACCCTAACCCGATTGTAGTTGAACCTGGAAAAGAAGGTTTAAATGGAACTTTTGTGCCGGTGGATGGGAGTTTGCCGGCGGGTTATCCCGAAGTGGGGGGGGCTGTGCCCGATATTATGGGGCATACTTTATTTTTGTTAATGTCGGCGCTGAAAACGGAAAATGTGACGGTTGTTTTAGATAGTTGTTTTGCCGGTGGTGCTACGAGGGATGCGAGGGTTCGTTCCCGCGAGGGTGGGAAAAAAATTCTCGTTTCTAATCAGGAAAAAGCTTATCAGAAAGAGTGGTTAAGCCGGTTGAATATGTCGCCAGAAGATTTTGTGAAAGGCTATCGGCAAGGGGTGGCAAAAGGAAAGGTTTTAGCTGCAACATCGCCAACCCAATTGGCGAGAGAAATGAATGTTAATGGTTTTAAATGCGGGTTATTTACTTATTTGCTTACTCATTTTTTGTGGCAAGAGGATAGTAATATTGAGCGAATTTTCCCAAAGGTTCTCTCAGAGATTCCTGAAAGATTTAAGCAAGTGCCTCGCTATGAAGTTAAAGTGGGGAGAGACTATCAAGTACAACCGCCTTATTTTATTAATTCTCCGAAGTCTCCAGCCCAGGCAATTGTTACAAAAGTGAGTGGGGATAATGCTGTTTTGTGGTTAGGGGGAGTTGATTTAAGGAAGGTGACAACGGGAACAATTTTTACAGCTAGTAATGGTACAGGACAGGTGAAAGTTTTGGCGCGGGATGGGTTAGTGGCGCAGGCAAAGATTGAGAAGCCGGTGGCAGAAGGAACGCCGTTACGTTTGATGGCTTAA
- a CDS encoding pentapeptide repeat-containing protein — MDVSEIIQKYADGERDFRSLRLIGANLEGVDLSGANLRDANLSGANLRNAKLVRSNLREANLHTADLSGAMLSEMNLIGADLSVATVEKADLRETNLSRANLSEANLQGCDLTSAIVSEAKLSKINLRSANLTDANLSRSIITEADLSRAILEGANMTITILSYSNLEGANLTNAILNGATLSGANLNRANLSRAKLSGSNLAGANLTKAQLRGTNVSWSTLREVNLTGATLYRAKLSWSNLTGAILRDAILIDTNLVRVNLRDADLTGAIMPDGKTHE, encoded by the coding sequence ATGGATGTCAGCGAAATTATACAAAAATATGCCGACGGAGAACGAGATTTTCGCAGTCTACGATTGATTGGTGCGAATCTTGAAGGTGTAGATTTGAGCGGGGCAAATTTGCGCGATGCTAACCTGAGTGGGGCGAATTTGCGAAATGCAAAATTGGTGCGATCAAATTTGCGAGAAGCGAATCTTCATACGGCGGATCTCAGTGGTGCGATGTTGAGCGAAATGAATTTGATCGGGGCAGATTTGAGTGTGGCTACTGTGGAAAAAGCGGATCTGCGAGAAACAAATTTGAGCCGGGCCAATTTGAGTGAGGCGAATTTGCAAGGCTGCGATTTGACGAGTGCGATTGTTTCTGAGGCAAAGTTGAGCAAGATTAATTTACGTTCGGCAAATTTAACAGATGCGAATTTGAGCCGCTCAATTATTACGGAAGCTGATTTGAGTCGCGCTATTCTGGAGGGGGCAAATATGACTATTACCATCCTTTCTTACTCGAATTTGGAGGGGGCAAATTTAACAAATGCTATTCTCAATGGCGCGACTTTGAGCGGGGCTAATTTGAATCGGGCTAATTTAAGTCGGGCTAAGTTGAGTGGTTCTAATTTGGCGGGCGCGAATTTGACTAAGGCTCAGTTACGGGGTACTAATGTGAGTTGGTCTACTTTGCGGGAGGTGAATCTGACGGGGGCTACTTTGTATCGCGCTAAGTTGAGTTGGTCGAATTTGACCGGGGCGATTTTGCGGGATGCTATTTTGATTGATACAAATTTGGTGCGGGTGAATTTGCGGGATGCTGATCTGACGGGGGCTATTATGCCGGATGGGAAGACCCATGAGTAG
- a CDS encoding tetratricopeptide repeat protein, protein MGKTQIAKKMVWRLVKKVSRSGTMIVVFLSESGMATPKSLSPVFKDSLSGVLIAEGPVNSNAAEQVFKEAMKLYQQATAESLRQAIPKFEEAARLFKQAGDLGLEAKSLFRLGNVYDDLGEKQKALEFYNQALPLLRAVGDKSGEANTLNDIGVVYNSLGEKQKALEFYNQALPLRRAVGNKGGEATTLNNIGLVYDSLGEKQKALEFYNQALPMLRAVGDKRGEARTLNNIGLVYDDLGEKQKALQLYNQALPMLRAVGDKRGEATTINNIGAVYESLGEKQKALELYNQALPLLRAVGDKRGEARTLNNIGAVYNELGEKQKALEFYNQALPMLEALGNKGGEATTLNNIGGVYNELGEKQKALQFYNQALPLRRAVGDRSGEATTLNNIGLVYNDLQEKQKALEFYNQALPLRRAVGDKRGEARTLNNIGLVYDDLQEKQKALEFYNQALPLLRAVGDRGGEARTLFNMADLERDRGNLDTALTKIESAITIVEDLRTKIGSQELRASYFATVQSYYQLYIDLLMQLHQQKPSKDYDAIALHVSERARARSLLELLTEAGANIRQGVDPQLLEKERNLQQQLNTIERRKHEFLNSQYTQKQLEEIVQQSNSLFTQIDQIKAQIRLNSPRYAALKYPQPLTLQQIQQEVLDENTLLLQYSLGEERSYLWAVTKNSINSYVLPKQSEIEAAVQTFRKSVTQNSGANLEIGLPLSQILLSPIANQLANKRLIIVGDGALQYVPFAALPIPSNPANPLLVQNEIVTLPSASTIAIQRRLFENRTPAAKTLAVIADPVFNLNDSRLANRQQEKPETEVNSALTRASRNLGLGEGGVVFDRLKFTRTEAEKILALVPEDSRLQALDFKASREIATSPNLEQYQIVHLATHGLLDPVNPELSGVVLSLYDENGKIRDGFLRLQDIFNLNLPAELVVLSACETGLGENVKGEGLVGLTRGFMYAGAKRVVVSLWSVNDVATSELMAKFYQKMLQKKQNPATALREAQLEMWKSENWRSPYYWAAFTVQGDWR, encoded by the coding sequence ATGGGTAAAACACAAATTGCTAAAAAAATGGTTTGGCGGTTAGTTAAGAAAGTTTCCCGATCAGGGACGATGATTGTGGTGTTTCTGTCAGAGTCTGGGATGGCAACACCTAAATCATTATCTCCAGTTTTTAAGGATAGTTTGAGTGGGGTTTTGATTGCTGAGGGGCCGGTTAATTCTAATGCTGCTGAACAAGTTTTTAAGGAAGCAATGAAACTCTATCAGCAGGCAACAGCAGAATCGCTGAGACAGGCAATTCCTAAATTTGAAGAAGCTGCTAGACTCTTTAAGCAGGCCGGTGATCTTGGCTTAGAAGCTAAGTCTCTTTTTAGGCTTGGCAATGTCTACGACGACCTCGGAGAAAAGCAGAAAGCATTGGAGTTCTACAACCAAGCTTTGCCTCTGTTACGGGCGGTGGGTGATAAAAGCGGTGAAGCCAATACCCTCAATGACATAGGCGTTGTCTACAACTCTCTGGGAGAAAAACAAAAGGCATTGGAGTTCTACAATCAAGCTTTACCTTTAAGAAGGGCAGTGGGAAATAAAGGTGGAGAAGCCACGACTCTCAATAACATTGGCCTTGTCTACGACTCTCTGGGCGAAAAGCAGAAGGCGTTAGAGTTCTACAACCAAGCTTTGCCTATGTTAAGGGCTGTGGGAGATAAACGTGGGGAAGCCAGGACTCTCAACAACATTGGCCTTGTCTACGACGACCTCGGAGAAAAACAAAAGGCATTGCAGTTATACAACCAAGCTTTGCCTATGTTAAGGGCAGTGGGAGATAAACGTGGAGAAGCCACCACTATCAACAACATTGGCGCTGTCTACGAGTCCCTGGGGGAAAAACAGAAGGCATTGGAGTTATACAACCAAGCTTTGCCTCTATTAAGGGCGGTGGGAGATAAACGTGGAGAAGCCAGGACTCTCAACAACATTGGCGCTGTCTACAACGAACTCGGAGAAAAACAGAAGGCGTTGGAGTTCTACAACCAAGCTTTGCCTATGTTAGAGGCATTGGGAAATAAAGGTGGAGAAGCCACGACTCTCAATAACATTGGCGGTGTCTACAACGAACTCGGAGAAAAACAGAAGGCATTGCAGTTCTATAACCAAGCTTTGCCTCTAAGAAGGGCAGTAGGGGATAGAAGTGGAGAAGCCACGACTCTCAACAACATTGGCCTTGTTTACAACGACCTCCAAGAAAAACAGAAGGCGTTGGAGTTCTACAACCAAGCTTTGCCTTTAAGAAGGGCGGTGGGAGATAAACGTGGAGAAGCCAGGACTCTCAACAACATTGGCCTTGTTTACGACGACCTCCAAGAAAAACAAAAGGCATTGGAGTTCTACAACCAAGCTTTACCTCTATTAAGGGCGGTGGGAGATAGAGGTGGAGAAGCCAGGACTCTTTTCAATATGGCTGACTTAGAACGTGATAGAGGCAATCTCGACACTGCACTCACCAAAATTGAATCTGCTATCACTATTGTTGAAGACCTCCGCACCAAAATAGGTAGCCAAGAACTTCGGGCTTCCTACTTTGCAACTGTTCAAAGTTACTATCAGTTGTACATAGATTTGTTAATGCAATTGCATCAACAAAAGCCATCAAAAGACTACGACGCTATAGCACTTCACGTTAGCGAACGTGCCCGCGCCCGCAGTCTTCTGGAACTCCTCACAGAAGCGGGGGCAAATATTCGACAAGGTGTAGACCCTCAACTCCTAGAAAAAGAACGCAATTTACAACAGCAACTCAACACCATTGAACGTCGTAAGCACGAATTTTTAAACAGCCAATATACCCAAAAACAACTTGAGGAAATTGTCCAGCAATCTAACTCTCTGTTCACTCAAATCGACCAAATAAAAGCCCAAATTCGCCTAAATAGTCCCCGCTATGCTGCTCTCAAATATCCTCAACCTTTGACATTACAACAAATTCAACAAGAGGTACTGGATGAAAATACCCTGCTTTTACAATATTCCCTGGGGGAAGAACGCAGTTATCTTTGGGCTGTCACCAAAAACAGCATTAATAGTTATGTCCTCCCTAAACAAAGCGAAATTGAAGCTGCTGTTCAAACTTTCCGCAAATCAGTCACTCAAAATAGCGGGGCAAATCTGGAAATCGGCCTGCCATTAAGCCAAATACTTTTATCTCCCATTGCCAATCAATTAGCCAATAAACGCTTAATAATTGTGGGAGATGGAGCTTTACAATATGTGCCGTTTGCAGCCCTACCAATACCATCTAATCCGGCAAATCCGCTTTTAGTTCAAAACGAAATTGTTACCCTTCCTTCTGCTTCCACTATTGCGATTCAAAGACGACTATTTGAAAACCGCACTCCGGCTGCTAAAACTCTGGCAGTAATTGCCGATCCTGTGTTTAATTTGAATGATTCTCGTCTGGCAAATAGGCAACAAGAAAAGCCAGAAACCGAAGTAAATTCTGCTTTAACTCGTGCTAGTCGAAATTTAGGTTTAGGGGAAGGAGGAGTGGTATTTGACCGGCTAAAATTCACTCGCACTGAAGCAGAAAAAATCCTAGCTTTAGTTCCAGAAGATAGCCGGTTACAAGCTTTAGATTTTAAGGCTTCTCGTGAAATTGCTACGAGTCCGAATTTAGAACAATATCAAATCGTCCATTTAGCTACTCATGGTTTACTAGATCCGGTGAACCCAGAATTGTCTGGCGTTGTTTTGTCTTTGTATGATGAAAATGGTAAAATTCGAGATGGTTTTTTACGGCTTCAAGATATTTTTAATCTTAATTTGCCGGCAGAATTGGTAGTATTAAGTGCTTGTGAAACTGGCCTTGGTGAAAATGTCAAAGGTGAAGGCTTAGTGGGGTTGACAAGAGGCTTTATGTATGCAGGGGCTAAACGAGTAGTTGTTAGTTTATGGAGTGTAAATGATGTGGCAACTTCGGAATTGATGGCTAAATTTTATCAAAAAATGTTGCAAAAAAAACAAAATCCAGCTACGGCATTAAGAGAGGCACAATTAGAAATGTGGAAGTCTGAAAATTGGCGTTCTCCTTATTATTGGGCTGCTTTTACTGTTCAGGGTGATTGGCGTTAA
- a CDS encoding polysaccharide deacetylase family protein: MKLAPLYPIIHQILKPTFPTCLWSGTEHSPHIALTFDDGPHPQHTPKLLEVLDKHNITASFFWLGTCIQRSPSIAKQVYERGHWLGLHGWTHQAFPSLSPNQLKQSLEQTQTAIAKACDLDLNYVRKNIRDVRPPNGIFTPQTLQHLQQWNYRPVMWSVVPEDWVRPGVSIVLERVIQQVKPGSLIVLHDGYCGGEDVTETAALLIPRLLDQGYKFVNIDQLWSCQQTHPR; encoded by the coding sequence ATCAAACTCGCCCCCCTTTACCCAATTATCCATCAAATCTTAAAACCAACCTTTCCCACCTGCCTGTGGAGTGGCACCGAGCACAGCCCCCACATCGCCCTCACCTTCGACGATGGCCCACACCCGCAACACACCCCAAAACTCCTAGAAGTCTTAGACAAACACAACATAACCGCCAGCTTCTTCTGGCTAGGAACCTGCATACAACGCTCACCCAGCATAGCCAAACAAGTGTACGAACGCGGACACTGGCTAGGCTTACACGGATGGACACACCAAGCCTTTCCCAGCCTTAGCCCCAACCAACTCAAACAAAGCCTAGAACAAACCCAAACCGCCATCGCCAAAGCCTGCGACCTCGACCTAAATTATGTGAGAAAAAACATCAGAGACGTCCGCCCCCCCAACGGAATATTCACCCCCCAAACCCTGCAACACCTGCAACAATGGAACTACCGGCCGGTCATGTGGAGCGTAGTACCCGAAGACTGGGTAAGACCCGGAGTATCCATAGTCCTAGAACGAGTCATACAGCAAGTCAAACCAGGCTCATTAATCGTTTTGCATGACGGATACTGCGGCGGAGAAGACGTCACCGAAACCGCAGCCCTTCTCATTCCCCGCCTACTGGATCAAGGCTATAAATTCGTCAACATCGATCAACTATGGTCATGCCAACAAACCCATCCGCGTTAA
- a CDS encoding TVP38/TMEM64 family protein, whose protein sequence is MLNYLPFQEFFTGLIVWIGSLGFWGGFIFIGVYVLATVLFIPGLLLTLGAGFLFGVVRGSVYVSIGSTLGAVAAFLIGRYLARSWVEQKIAKNQKFKAIDGAVAAEAWKFVGLCRLSPVFPFNLLNYALGVTKVSLRDYFFASWLGMLPGTVMYVYLGSLVKDFTSIGLQNQPVTPAEWIIRGVGFLATVGVTIYGTVIAKKSLNYVEKEKG, encoded by the coding sequence ATGCTGAATTATTTACCTTTTCAAGAGTTTTTTACGGGTTTAATTGTTTGGATTGGCAGTTTGGGATTTTGGGGTGGGTTTATTTTTATTGGCGTTTATGTTTTGGCTACGGTTTTGTTTATTCCGGGGTTGTTGTTGACTCTGGGGGCTGGGTTTTTATTTGGCGTAGTTCGGGGTTCTGTTTATGTTTCGATTGGGTCAACTTTAGGGGCGGTTGCGGCTTTTTTGATTGGCCGGTATTTAGCGAGAAGTTGGGTAGAACAAAAAATTGCCAAAAATCAGAAATTTAAGGCAATTGATGGCGCTGTGGCGGCGGAGGCTTGGAAGTTTGTAGGGTTGTGCCGGTTGTCTCCTGTGTTTCCTTTTAATTTGTTAAATTATGCTTTGGGGGTAACTAAAGTTTCTTTGAGGGATTATTTTTTTGCGTCTTGGTTGGGTATGCTACCGGGGACGGTTATGTATGTTTATTTGGGGTCTTTGGTTAAGGATTTTACTTCGATTGGTTTGCAAAATCAACCGGTTACTCCTGCGGAATGGATTATCCGAGGAGTTGGTTTTTTGGCGACGGTTGGGGTGACAATTTATGGCACTGTAATTGCTAAAAAGTCTTTGAATTATGTTGAAAAAGAAAAAGGGTAA
- the arsS gene encoding arsenosugar biosynthesis radical SAM (seleno)protein ArsS (Some members of this family are selenoproteins.), whose product MIQPLSVRAVTPFDVKVAGGLKKRPISVLQVNLGRRCNLSCSHCHVEAGPKRTEELSPLVCQQLIEIIQRFEQIKTVDLTGGAPEMNFGFKPIVEAARKAGKEVIVRSNLTIYFEPGFEDLPIYFAANKLRVVASLPCYLADNVDKMRGSGVFDASIRALQWLNRLGYASDPSLILDLVYNPPLPLNEDKFSLPPEQGKLEKAYKAYLNEHFGIHFNQLFTITNLPIGRSKFHLKHRGLMEPYLGFLENNFNGATVENLMCRNHLSVDFLGNIYDCDFNQMEKLPARNKAGENITLGMLLDAGRLDLIEDVQTANFCYGCTAGSGSSCGGALV is encoded by the coding sequence ATGATTCAACCGCTTTCTGTTCGGGCTGTTACGCCGTTTGATGTTAAAGTTGCTGGGGGTTTAAAGAAGAGGCCGATTTCTGTTTTGCAGGTAAATTTAGGCCGGCGTTGTAATTTGTCTTGCAGCCATTGTCATGTCGAGGCTGGGCCAAAACGCACTGAAGAACTCTCCCCGCTTGTTTGTCAGCAATTAATTGAAATTATCCAGCGTTTTGAGCAAATTAAAACCGTTGATTTGACAGGCGGTGCGCCGGAAATGAACTTTGGGTTTAAACCTATTGTAGAAGCGGCGAGGAAGGCGGGTAAAGAAGTGATTGTGCGTTCAAATTTGACGATTTATTTTGAGCCTGGTTTTGAGGATTTACCAATTTATTTTGCTGCCAATAAATTACGGGTTGTGGCTAGTTTGCCTTGTTATTTGGCGGATAATGTTGATAAGATGCGGGGGTCTGGTGTTTTTGATGCTTCAATTCGGGCTTTGCAATGGTTAAACCGGCTGGGTTATGCTTCAGATCCGAGTTTAATTCTTGATTTGGTTTATAATCCTCCGCTTCCTTTGAATGAGGATAAATTTTCGCTTCCACCAGAACAAGGTAAGTTAGAAAAAGCTTATAAAGCTTATCTTAATGAGCATTTTGGCATCCATTTTAATCAACTTTTTACGATTACTAATTTACCCATTGGTCGAAGTAAGTTTCATTTAAAGCATCGCGGCCTGATGGAGCCTTATTTGGGCTTTTTGGAGAACAATTTTAATGGGGCGACGGTTGAAAATTTGATGTGCCGCAATCATTTGTCTGTGGATTTTTTAGGTAATATTTATGATTGTGATTTTAATCAGATGGAGAAATTGCCGGCCCGCAATAAGGCTGGGGAAAATATAACCCTGGGGATGTTGTTGGATGCGGGGCGTTTAGATTTAATTGAGGATGTGCAAACTGCTAATTTTTGTTATGGTTGTACTGCGGGGTCTGGTTCCAGTTGTGGGGGGGCTTTGGTATAA
- a CDS encoding tyrosine-type recombinase/integrase, with product MQKIGRKLVEIMAKTPKGTVAITADKSRLRLRWQVESKRYTLYLGIPDNPQNRKFAQAKAISIELDINSGNFDGSLAKYREKVSTKLKAESEPKKEPSPSAILQQYTEHCKHLDPRTIQKYSALVNHLRTFESEKQELIPQKFIEYLKQFQQPRTIRDRLAILKAAWKWAIKENLVPSNIWDEINAKFIKTGTKQPPKPFSKQEIGAILEGFENHKDYCFYYNYVRFLFLTGFRTGEAVGLRWRHIADNFSHIWVGEIITNGQQKPAKNHKDRIFPCNQELGEFLSSIKPAIFSANDLIFVSPKGKPINANNFCRRAWRTILTEAGIPFRKPYNTRHTFVSHCLVAGMHPLQVAPITGHDVQVLYKNYAGNVSGKAEVPRLT from the coding sequence TTGCAAAAAATTGGTAGAAAATTGGTAGAAATCATGGCAAAGACTCCAAAGGGAACCGTCGCCATAACCGCAGACAAGTCCCGGCTAAGATTGCGCTGGCAGGTAGAAAGCAAAAGGTATACCCTCTATCTGGGAATCCCCGACAATCCCCAAAACAGAAAATTTGCACAGGCAAAGGCTATATCAATAGAATTGGACATCAACTCAGGGAACTTTGACGGATCGCTCGCCAAGTACCGAGAGAAGGTCAGCACAAAACTTAAAGCGGAATCGGAACCAAAAAAAGAACCTTCCCCCAGCGCAATCTTGCAACAATATACAGAGCACTGCAAACACTTAGACCCTCGCACTATACAAAAATACTCCGCACTCGTTAATCATCTACGGACATTTGAAAGCGAAAAACAAGAATTAATCCCACAAAAATTTATTGAATACCTTAAACAATTTCAGCAACCCCGCACCATACGAGACAGGTTGGCAATCTTAAAAGCAGCCTGGAAATGGGCTATCAAAGAAAATCTTGTACCTAGCAATATATGGGACGAAATCAATGCAAAGTTTATAAAAACAGGTACGAAACAACCGCCTAAACCTTTTTCTAAGCAAGAAATTGGAGCAATCTTAGAAGGGTTTGAAAATCACAAGGACTATTGCTTTTATTATAACTATGTCCGATTTTTATTTTTAACAGGCTTTCGTACTGGTGAAGCCGTAGGGCTACGCTGGCGACATATCGCTGATAATTTTTCTCATATCTGGGTAGGTGAAATAATAACCAACGGCCAGCAAAAACCAGCCAAAAATCACAAAGATAGAATCTTTCCCTGTAATCAAGAACTAGGAGAATTTTTATCATCAATTAAGCCAGCTATTTTCTCTGCCAATGATTTAATATTTGTTTCTCCAAAAGGTAAACCTATTAATGCAAATAATTTTTGTCGTAGAGCGTGGCGAACAATTTTAACCGAAGCGGGAATTCCTTTTCGTAAGCCCTACAACACTCGCCACACATTTGTGTCCCATTGTTTAGTAGCGGGAATGCACCCTTTGCAGGTTGCCCCAATTACAGGCCACGACGTGCAAGTTTTATACAAAAATTATGCAGGGAATGTCAGCGGAAAAGCAGAGGTTCCAAGGCTTACCTAG